The following coding sequences lie in one Megalodesulfovibrio gigas DSM 1382 = ATCC 19364 genomic window:
- a CDS encoding acyl-CoA dehydrogenase family protein gives METLRTLPGDDVRQIMWRFADRFDLQMLVQSTRAVARSVAARLVADGQRTTHEWTAEKASLLTAMDGAGVTSMFLEPKYGGYIEGPKNLAMSLTAFELAWVDGGAATCALASDLALAPINEKGTEEQKDFVFPNICPPQPGEDREIWRGAFALTEPLPYVGVDTGVLVGKVRVAEWEEGKEPMLQVDKRGRFITNMEFANFVTAAVASDDPRIKSSCIILLLKDDEGSWDPGAPTKKLVHQLSATNDPVLNVKVPASRIIGGYTVKDGVIVPNVSHSDAIASVFTRTRIPVGVMTSAKLLSAVEPVIRYQRQRFRGGEAAQPGSPRYELGLQMNEDPCHRLVDVWATGEAGASLGFETSRICDRFDALEKGKEALLHSQGISGVRAEAKALKAVQDKALAYLAEVGKPDGDAAIIADAEADVLVQFLVHHAMTGVLIPSCKLWNTGFGATMMREAVSLMGGYGITEDCPGFLGMKWMDAQLEATYEGPESVQRRQLTTTIDQPVFLALCRNWTAELKAIAADRPATGAGALAASMDLWMWALDYLTKSKDPQGKPLFHAKRQGVSFAMADAVAWLMAARCQLLDVLELEAKGPENPVVADGLEGTVQFFMDLFTVHAARTAGEVGRIVAELVLGYLQPEGDAASLPEWETYCNLRCAVEARLAGCRLAKDRAAHAVTQVMIPEALDYPQ, from the coding sequence ATGGAGACATTGCGCACCCTGCCGGGCGACGACGTTCGACAGATCATGTGGCGATTTGCCGACAGATTCGATTTGCAAATGCTGGTGCAATCCACCCGCGCGGTGGCCAGAAGCGTGGCGGCACGTCTGGTGGCCGACGGCCAGCGCACCACCCACGAATGGACCGCGGAAAAGGCCTCGCTGCTCACCGCCATGGACGGGGCCGGCGTTACCTCCATGTTCCTGGAGCCGAAATACGGCGGGTACATCGAAGGTCCCAAAAACCTGGCCATGAGCCTCACGGCCTTTGAACTGGCCTGGGTGGACGGTGGCGCGGCCACCTGCGCCCTGGCGTCGGATCTGGCCCTGGCGCCCATCAACGAAAAGGGCACCGAGGAACAGAAGGATTTCGTCTTCCCCAACATCTGCCCGCCCCAGCCCGGCGAGGACCGCGAAATCTGGCGTGGCGCCTTCGCCCTCACCGAACCCCTGCCGTACGTGGGTGTGGACACCGGTGTGCTGGTGGGCAAGGTGCGCGTGGCCGAGTGGGAAGAGGGCAAGGAGCCCATGCTGCAGGTGGACAAGCGCGGCCGCTTCATCACCAACATGGAATTCGCCAACTTCGTCACCGCCGCCGTGGCCAGCGACGATCCCCGCATCAAATCCTCCTGCATCATCCTGTTGCTCAAGGACGATGAAGGCTCCTGGGATCCCGGTGCGCCCACCAAGAAGCTGGTGCATCAGCTGTCCGCCACCAATGATCCCGTGCTCAATGTCAAGGTGCCGGCCAGCCGGATCATCGGCGGCTACACCGTGAAGGACGGCGTCATCGTTCCCAACGTCTCCCACTCCGACGCCATCGCCTCGGTCTTCACCCGCACCCGGATTCCCGTGGGCGTGATGACCTCGGCCAAGCTGCTGTCGGCCGTGGAACCGGTCATCCGCTACCAGCGCCAGCGCTTCCGCGGCGGCGAGGCGGCCCAGCCGGGCTCTCCGCGCTACGAACTGGGCCTGCAGATGAACGAGGATCCCTGCCATCGTCTGGTGGATGTCTGGGCCACGGGCGAGGCCGGGGCTTCCCTGGGCTTCGAGACGTCCCGCATCTGCGACCGCTTCGATGCCCTGGAAAAGGGCAAGGAAGCGCTGCTGCACAGCCAGGGCATCTCCGGCGTGCGCGCCGAGGCCAAGGCCCTCAAGGCTGTACAGGATAAGGCCCTGGCCTACCTGGCCGAAGTGGGCAAGCCCGATGGCGACGCCGCTATCATTGCCGACGCGGAAGCCGACGTGCTGGTGCAGTTCCTGGTGCACCACGCCATGACCGGCGTGCTCATCCCCAGCTGCAAGCTCTGGAACACCGGCTTTGGCGCGACAATGATGCGCGAGGCCGTGTCCCTCATGGGCGGCTACGGCATCACCGAAGACTGCCCCGGCTTCCTGGGCATGAAGTGGATGGATGCCCAGCTGGAAGCCACCTATGAAGGCCCTGAGTCCGTGCAGCGCCGTCAGCTCACGACCACCATCGATCAGCCGGTTTTCCTGGCGCTGTGCCGGAACTGGACTGCCGAACTGAAAGCCATTGCCGCAGACCGCCCCGCCACCGGCGCCGGGGCCCTGGCTGCGTCCATGGATCTGTGGATGTGGGCGCTGGACTACCTGACCAAGAGCAAGGATCCCCAGGGCAAGCCGCTCTTCCACGCCAAGCGTCAGGGTGTGTCCTTCGCCATGGCCGATGCCGTGGCCTGGCTGATGGCCGCCCGTTGCCAGCTGCTGGACGTGCTGGAGCTGGAAGCCAAGGGCCCGGAAAACCCGGTGGTGGCCGACGGCCTGGAAGGCACGGTGCAGTTCTTCATGGACCTGTTCACCGTGCATGCCGCGCGCACGGCCGGCGAAGTGGGCCGCATCGTGGCCGAGCTGGTGCTGGGCTACCTGCAGCCCGAAGGCGATGCCGCCAGCCTCCCCGAGTGGGAAACCTACTGCAACCTGCGTTGCGCCGTGGAAGCCCGTCTGGCCGGCTGCCGTCTGGCCAAGGACCGCGCTGCCCACGCCGTGACCCAGGTGATGATCCCCGAAGCATTGGACTACCCTCAATAG
- a CDS encoding 4Fe-4S dicluster domain-containing protein, whose amino-acid sequence MTMEIERQSMDVDIVCVGFGPASAGFLTTLSRGLVDEHGMPVAESVAMPGMPPQVICYERADDVGFGVSGVVTKAEAIKASFPDQDFSEIPNAHSVTEEKVVWMFDPQGPKGPSRRSRLLTLGEKAMKLALKARDAAVELPYIPPFLDKHGGLVLSIGQFCQWAGANVMGSGLAQVWPGMPVQQALLEQGRVVGVRLADQGVDKAGTPEAGFMPGMDIKAQLTVVGDGPVGAVGRQLDQTLGLPDGHHQRDWAVGMKMVVELPADCPLQPGCVLHTLGYPEPEIFGFLYVYPNNIASMGIFVPSWFDSPVRTAYRYLQHWMLHPYIQNIIKGGKLLSWGAKSIQEAGKQGEPFLVGDGFARIGEGSGSTNCLTNSGVDEAWATGAMLGEAVLELLKENKPFTKENLEATYLRRRRNSWVEAGALRAAHARDGFQKSLVQGLLGVGLAGMTNGRWNWPAKSRTPQSRIPTVEAYYKGRIAPEDIEAIRKECKAKGLSLHDALMDRAGWPEIPLDGELFISHQDALLLGGKVQAPAGYADHVRFASPELCRHCREQVCVEACSGQAITTNPEDGPPLFDREKCVHCGACLWNCSKNHPQHPERTNVDFLAGAGGLHSADN is encoded by the coding sequence ATGACGATGGAAATCGAACGCCAGTCCATGGATGTGGATATCGTCTGCGTGGGCTTCGGGCCTGCCTCGGCCGGGTTCCTCACCACCCTGTCCCGCGGGCTGGTGGACGAACACGGCATGCCCGTGGCCGAATCCGTGGCCATGCCCGGCATGCCGCCGCAGGTGATCTGTTACGAACGCGCGGATGACGTCGGCTTCGGCGTCTCAGGCGTGGTCACCAAGGCGGAAGCCATCAAGGCTTCCTTCCCTGACCAGGATTTCAGCGAGATTCCCAACGCCCACAGTGTCACCGAAGAAAAGGTGGTCTGGATGTTTGATCCGCAGGGCCCCAAAGGTCCTTCGCGGCGCTCCAGACTCCTGACCCTGGGCGAAAAGGCCATGAAACTGGCCCTCAAAGCGCGCGACGCCGCGGTGGAACTGCCGTACATCCCGCCATTTCTGGACAAGCACGGCGGCCTGGTGCTTTCCATCGGCCAGTTCTGCCAGTGGGCCGGGGCCAATGTGATGGGCTCGGGTCTGGCGCAGGTCTGGCCGGGCATGCCCGTGCAGCAGGCCCTGCTGGAGCAGGGCAGGGTGGTGGGCGTGCGCCTGGCCGATCAGGGCGTGGACAAGGCCGGCACCCCCGAGGCCGGCTTCATGCCCGGCATGGACATCAAGGCCCAGCTCACGGTGGTGGGCGATGGCCCCGTGGGCGCGGTGGGCCGCCAGCTCGATCAGACCCTGGGCCTGCCCGACGGCCACCATCAGCGCGATTGGGCTGTGGGCATGAAGATGGTGGTGGAACTGCCCGCGGATTGCCCCCTGCAGCCCGGCTGCGTGCTGCACACCCTGGGGTACCCGGAGCCGGAAATCTTCGGCTTCCTGTATGTGTATCCCAACAACATCGCATCCATGGGGATTTTCGTCCCCTCCTGGTTCGATTCCCCGGTGCGCACGGCCTACCGCTACCTGCAGCACTGGATGCTGCACCCGTACATTCAGAATATCATCAAGGGCGGCAAGCTGCTGAGTTGGGGCGCCAAGTCCATCCAGGAAGCCGGCAAGCAGGGCGAACCCTTCCTCGTGGGCGACGGGTTTGCCCGCATCGGCGAAGGATCCGGCTCCACCAACTGCCTGACCAATTCCGGCGTGGACGAAGCCTGGGCCACAGGCGCGATGCTGGGCGAGGCCGTGCTGGAACTCCTGAAGGAAAACAAGCCCTTCACCAAGGAGAATCTGGAGGCCACCTACCTGCGCCGCCGTCGCAATTCCTGGGTGGAGGCCGGTGCCCTGCGCGCCGCCCATGCCCGGGACGGCTTCCAGAAGTCCCTGGTCCAGGGGCTCCTGGGCGTGGGGCTGGCGGGGATGACCAACGGCCGCTGGAACTGGCCGGCCAAATCCCGCACGCCGCAGTCCCGCATCCCCACGGTGGAGGCCTACTACAAGGGCCGCATCGCCCCCGAGGACATCGAAGCCATCCGCAAGGAGTGCAAGGCCAAGGGCCTTTCCCTGCACGATGCCCTGATGGACCGCGCCGGCTGGCCGGAAATCCCCCTGGACGGCGAGCTGTTCATCTCCCACCAGGATGCCCTGCTCCTGGGCGGCAAGGTCCAGGCCCCGGCAGGCTATGCAGACCATGTGCGCTTCGCCTCTCCGGAACTCTGCCGCCACTGTCGCGAGCAGGTGTGCGTGGAGGCCTGTTCCGGCCAGGCCATCACCACCAATCCGGAAGATGGCCCGCCGCTGTTTGATCGTGAAAAATGCGTCCACTGCGGAGCCTGTCTGTGGAATTGTTCCAAAAACCATCCGCAGCATCCCGAACGCACCAATGTGGACTTTCTGGCCGGCGCAGGCGGTTTGCATTCCGCCGACAACTGA
- a CDS encoding Electron transfer flavoprotein beta-subunit: protein MSQPYHIVVCGSIVPDPLQTLEPALGPAGWGLKNELQLPAVLDPWVAHALFEAANLAKQVPGSKVTLVSLGPKAKLQQVMMQVAQKAPFELVVRDGPAGGFVDAAEVAAVLAEAVNSIPGLDKSRLLLFGGWQSASRGAGATLQILGELLGITEQFQGVDLCQVQGDSLLIKERIEGGSYLVSELANPPAVLGWATGSLPEPPNNPQVGMQNMRLVMPALQKAQPAKVGAEGVTYAAVELPRQRRETRVVKDVPVDDIAREIADWIRS from the coding sequence ATGAGTCAGCCCTATCATATCGTTGTGTGCGGGAGCATTGTTCCCGATCCGCTGCAGACCCTGGAACCGGCCCTCGGTCCGGCCGGCTGGGGTCTGAAGAACGAGTTGCAGTTGCCCGCCGTGCTGGACCCCTGGGTCGCGCACGCCCTGTTCGAGGCCGCCAATCTGGCCAAGCAGGTTCCCGGCAGCAAGGTCACGCTGGTCAGCCTGGGGCCCAAGGCCAAGCTGCAGCAGGTGATGATGCAGGTGGCCCAGAAGGCCCCCTTTGAGCTGGTGGTGCGCGATGGCCCTGCCGGCGGCTTTGTGGATGCAGCCGAAGTGGCCGCCGTGCTGGCCGAGGCCGTGAACTCCATCCCCGGCCTGGACAAAAGCCGCCTGCTGCTCTTCGGCGGCTGGCAGTCCGCCTCGCGCGGGGCTGGCGCCACCCTGCAGATTCTGGGTGAACTGCTCGGCATTACGGAACAATTCCAGGGTGTGGACCTCTGCCAGGTGCAGGGCGATTCCCTGCTCATCAAGGAACGCATCGAAGGCGGCAGCTATCTGGTGAGCGAGCTGGCCAACCCGCCGGCCGTGCTCGGCTGGGCCACCGGTTCCCTGCCTGAGCCGCCCAACAATCCCCAGGTGGGCATGCAGAACATGCGTCTGGTGATGCCGGCCTTGCAGAAGGCGCAGCCGGCCAAGGTGGGCGCGGAAGGCGTGACCTATGCCGCCGTGGAGCTGCCCAGGCAGCGCCGCGAAACGCGCGTCGTCAAGGATGTCCCCGTGGATGACATTGCCCGCGAAATTGCGGACTGGATTCGCAGCTAA
- a CDS encoding Electron transfer flavoprotein alpha/beta-subunit — translation METILLLLAPELDGTLGKNSLEAVTAAATLATDLGATFKVGLFGKTVQPLADQLAGCGAEAFFAVSDDALGMPRYATDAAAAAALVQAAAPSIVLAPATSRLARILPGVAQRTGGRVDTFVTELAAENGAPVITRWYYRQRMAAKQSRAQRPWCISLAGGCAAPYAGAAGQAAATAVPFAVPASATRIAGVDAPAADAQTIRPDAQLLFVTGAGWTKKQAGAVRLEEASSLILGFLDATQSSLGSTKSLVDLGGEGHGVLPFLSHMHQVGQTGSTPRHKKGLATCCHGEEPHVVGWRFITERRAVNLDASCGWAQGKADVLYVADAFAVMEKVNALLKG, via the coding sequence ATGGAAACCATTCTGCTGTTGCTCGCCCCTGAACTCGACGGCACGCTGGGCAAGAACTCCCTGGAGGCCGTGACGGCCGCCGCCACCCTGGCCACGGATCTGGGCGCCACCTTCAAGGTGGGCCTCTTCGGCAAGACCGTGCAGCCCCTGGCCGATCAACTGGCCGGCTGCGGTGCGGAAGCCTTCTTCGCCGTGTCCGATGATGCCCTGGGCATGCCCCGCTATGCCACGGACGCCGCCGCTGCGGCGGCCCTGGTGCAGGCCGCTGCGCCGTCCATCGTGCTGGCCCCGGCCACCTCGCGTCTGGCCCGCATCCTGCCCGGTGTGGCCCAGCGCACCGGCGGCCGTGTTGATACCTTTGTCACCGAACTGGCCGCCGAGAACGGCGCGCCGGTGATCACCCGCTGGTACTACCGCCAGCGCATGGCCGCCAAGCAGAGCCGTGCGCAGCGGCCCTGGTGCATCAGCCTTGCCGGCGGTTGCGCCGCGCCCTATGCCGGCGCTGCCGGTCAGGCCGCAGCCACGGCTGTGCCCTTTGCCGTGCCAGCTTCGGCCACGCGCATCGCCGGTGTGGATGCCCCGGCCGCCGATGCCCAGACCATCCGTCCCGATGCGCAGCTGCTCTTTGTCACCGGCGCAGGCTGGACCAAGAAGCAGGCCGGTGCGGTTCGTCTGGAAGAGGCCAGCAGCCTGATCCTCGGCTTCCTGGACGCCACCCAGTCCTCCCTGGGCAGCACCAAGTCCCTGGTGGATCTGGGCGGCGAAGGCCACGGCGTGTTGCCCTTCCTCTCGCACATGCACCAGGTGGGCCAGACCGGTTCCACCCCCCGCCACAAGAAAGGCCTGGCCACCTGCTGCCACGGCGAGGAACCCCACGTGGTGGGCTGGCGCTTCATCACCGAACGCCGGGCCGTGAACCTGGACGCCTCCTGCGGCTGGGCCCAGGGCAAGGCCGACGTGCTCTACGTGGCCGATGCCTTCGCGGTCATGGAAAAAGTCAATGCCCTGCTGAAAGGCTAG
- a CDS encoding sigma 54-interacting transcriptional regulator — translation MTTLSTEALGRSEAFLEVHERLALAARIDRPVLLAGERGSGKELAAARLHFLSPRWQGPFLTLHCAALSPGVLESELFGHEAGAFTGAVARRKGRFELADGGTLFLDEIAHIPMPMQIKLLRVVESQVFERVGGVQAIRTDVRLVAASNRDLPALAARGEFAPDLLDRLAFEVVTLPPLRARGEDVLLLADHFARRMAVELGRSEPPVFSDHALHQLRAHPWPGNVRELKNVVERAVARTIGQEDGDAIRVLDLDPFDSPWRPVEAQQVATSSTTQPLHADLLRLPLSLPDAVARLERQALHTALAASGNRQGEAARLLGLTYHQFRALYRKHKANPE, via the coding sequence ATGACCACGCTATCCACGGAAGCCCTGGGGCGCAGCGAAGCCTTTCTCGAAGTTCACGAGCGTCTGGCCCTGGCCGCCAGGATCGACCGGCCCGTGCTGCTGGCTGGCGAACGCGGCAGCGGCAAGGAGCTGGCCGCCGCCCGGCTGCACTTCCTCTCCCCGCGCTGGCAGGGGCCGTTCCTCACCCTGCATTGCGCGGCCCTGAGTCCCGGCGTCTTGGAAAGCGAGCTCTTCGGCCACGAGGCCGGCGCGTTCACCGGCGCCGTGGCCCGTCGCAAGGGCCGCTTTGAGCTGGCCGACGGTGGCACGCTGTTTCTGGACGAAATCGCGCACATCCCCATGCCGATGCAGATCAAGCTGTTGCGAGTGGTGGAGAGCCAAGTCTTCGAGCGGGTGGGCGGGGTGCAGGCCATCCGGACGGATGTGCGGCTGGTGGCCGCCTCCAACCGGGATCTGCCGGCCCTGGCGGCGCGGGGCGAGTTTGCGCCGGATCTGCTGGATCGTCTGGCCTTTGAGGTCGTCACCCTGCCGCCGCTCAGGGCGCGGGGCGAGGATGTGCTGCTGCTGGCGGACCACTTTGCCCGACGCATGGCTGTGGAGCTGGGCCGCTCGGAACCGCCGGTTTTTTCGGACCATGCCCTGCACCAGCTGCGCGCACACCCCTGGCCGGGCAATGTACGGGAACTGAAGAATGTGGTGGAGCGGGCCGTGGCGCGGACCATCGGCCAGGAGGACGGCGACGCAATCCGCGTCCTGGATCTGGATCCCTTCGACTCGCCCTGGCGGCCCGTGGAGGCGCAGCAGGTGGCGACATCTTCAACGACGCAGCCGCTCCATGCGGACCTGCTCCGGCTGCCCCTGTCCCTGCCCGATGCCGTCGCCCGGCTGGAGCGGCAGGCCCTGCACACGGCGCTGGCCGCCTCAGGCAACCGGCAGGGCGAGGCCGCCCGGCTGCTGGGGCTGACGTATCATCAGTTCCGGGCCTTGTACCGAAAACACAAGGCCAACCCGGAATAG
- a CDS encoding PspA/IM30 family protein translates to MSIFTRFKDIVSANMNAMLDKAEDPEKMIKLMIREMEETLVELKSACAGAMADAKRVGRELDLAREKEVLWEGRASLAVQRGRDDLAREALNEKLFYSEKFAGLEEESTRFEALIEQSQTDIAVLEEKLQNAKEKKRILVQRHIRADVSRRARQDVRRAASEEAMARFEDFEHRIERMEAEADMVLPPKRRDLEHEFATLEGHQDVEAQLQALKDRIAGGK, encoded by the coding sequence ATGAGCATCTTCACGCGATTCAAGGATATTGTCAGCGCCAACATGAACGCCATGCTGGACAAGGCGGAAGACCCCGAAAAGATGATCAAGCTGATGATCCGCGAGATGGAGGAAACCCTCGTGGAACTCAAGAGCGCCTGTGCCGGGGCCATGGCCGACGCCAAGCGCGTGGGCCGGGAGCTGGATCTTGCCCGCGAGAAGGAAGTGCTTTGGGAAGGCCGGGCCAGCCTGGCCGTGCAGCGCGGCCGGGACGATCTTGCCCGCGAGGCTCTGAATGAAAAGCTGTTCTACAGCGAGAAATTCGCCGGCCTGGAAGAGGAGAGCACCCGCTTCGAGGCCCTCATCGAACAGTCGCAGACAGACATTGCCGTGCTCGAAGAAAAGTTGCAGAACGCCAAGGAGAAGAAGCGCATTCTGGTGCAGCGTCATATCCGGGCCGATGTGTCCCGCCGCGCCCGTCAGGATGTGCGTCGCGCCGCCAGCGAGGAAGCCATGGCCCGTTTTGAGGACTTCGAGCACCGCATCGAGCGCATGGAAGCCGAGGCGGACATGGTGCTGCCTCCCAAGCGGCGCGATCTGGAGCACGAGTTCGCCACCCTGGAAGGACACCAGGACGTGGAGGCCCAGCTCCAGGCCCTCAAGGATCGCATTGCCGGCGGGAAGTAA
- the pspC gene encoding envelope stress response membrane protein PspC: MMLKNTSGIYRARDGMVAGVCKGLARHFDIRVRWLRLGVILLAVFTGFWPVLGLYVVAALIMKLEPVLPTTNDGAREFYDSYAGSRQGAAHRLKDKFDNMDRRVRRMEDIVTSKEYDWDRRFSKDK, from the coding sequence ATGATGCTCAAGAATACGAGCGGCATTTATCGCGCCCGGGACGGCATGGTCGCCGGGGTGTGCAAGGGGCTGGCCCGGCACTTTGACATCCGGGTGCGCTGGCTGCGGCTGGGGGTGATCCTCCTGGCCGTGTTCACGGGGTTCTGGCCGGTGCTGGGGCTGTACGTCGTCGCCGCGCTGATCATGAAGCTCGAACCGGTGCTGCCTACGACCAACGACGGCGCCCGGGAGTTCTATGACTCCTACGCCGGTTCCCGCCAGGGCGCGGCACATCGGCTCAAGGACAAGTTCGACAACATGGACCGGCGCGTCCGGCGCATGGAAGACATCGTCACCAGCAAGGAATACGACTGGGATCGCCGGTTCTCCAAGGATAAGTAA
- a CDS encoding CbiQ family ECF transporter T component, with translation MNAPRALNTLDPRPVALLCLVFGILTWQTDALGAACHLALFLGLILCAPRLGGSRGGQNPAGPPLLRAGLVFVGMWTAVKFVMLLWEAGWKYQPAHLTDAGLLGLRLCALLAIGVALTALTSPLALCRAAAWTLRPLLKRRAWEPALALALMLHFVPLIWGTAGRIRLAMRCRQLPLSRRRQTLLFLQTLLRALATGAWTQTLAIAARDLDRDDAWRWRSHTAGHAVPPRAVWLACLTLMAAGLWLALR, from the coding sequence ATGAACGCACCGCGCGCCCTGAACACGCTGGACCCGCGGCCCGTGGCCCTGCTCTGTCTGGTGTTCGGCATCCTGACCTGGCAGACGGACGCCCTGGGCGCGGCCTGTCATCTGGCGCTGTTCCTGGGGCTCATCCTGTGCGCCCCGCGCCTGGGCGGTTCCCGCGGGGGGCAGAACCCGGCAGGCCCGCCCCTGCTGCGCGCCGGGCTGGTCTTCGTGGGCATGTGGACGGCGGTGAAGTTCGTCATGCTGTTGTGGGAGGCAGGCTGGAAATATCAGCCGGCGCACCTGACCGACGCCGGCCTGCTGGGCCTGCGGCTGTGCGCGCTGCTGGCCATCGGCGTGGCGTTGACGGCCCTCACCTCTCCCCTGGCCCTGTGCCGGGCCGCGGCCTGGACGCTGCGGCCCCTGCTGAAACGCCGGGCCTGGGAGCCGGCCCTGGCCCTGGCGCTGATGCTGCATTTTGTGCCCCTCATCTGGGGCACGGCCGGGCGCATCCGGCTGGCCATGCGCTGCCGGCAGTTGCCGCTTTCGCGGCGGCGGCAGACGCTGCTGTTCTTGCAGACCCTGCTGCGAGCCCTGGCCACTGGAGCCTGGACGCAGACCCTGGCCATCGCCGCGCGGGATCTCGACCGCGACGACGCCTGGCGCTGGCGCAGCCACACCGCCGGCCACGCCGTGCCGCCTCGCGCCGTCTGGCTCGCCTGCCTGACCCTCATGGCCGCAGGCCTGTGGCTGGCCCTGCGCTGA
- a CDS encoding Maf family protein, translated as MSEPSTARAPLFATSLPLILASASPRRQAYLNAIGVEFTIRPSQVEEPPREAGEAPEAYAVRAARSKALDVSTRYPGSIVLAADTVVALGGHLLGKPRDKDDALQMLHRLCGRDPHRPSRTRSHQVVTGCCLARPKAGDEPGPSPFLVEFAVVTEVVMAIQPHKVLAAYAATREPMDKAGAYAIQGKGAFLVREVRGSYTNVVGLPLAEIVDVLTSCGVIAPGRG; from the coding sequence GTGTCCGAGCCTTCCACCGCCCGCGCGCCGCTATTCGCCACCAGTCTGCCTCTCATCCTGGCGTCGGCCTCGCCCCGGCGGCAAGCCTATCTGAATGCCATTGGCGTGGAATTCACCATCCGCCCCAGCCAGGTGGAGGAACCTCCCCGGGAGGCCGGCGAAGCGCCGGAAGCATACGCTGTGCGTGCCGCCCGCAGCAAGGCCCTGGACGTGAGCACGCGCTATCCTGGCAGCATCGTGCTGGCGGCGGATACGGTGGTGGCCCTTGGCGGCCATTTGCTGGGCAAGCCGCGGGACAAGGACGACGCCCTGCAGATGCTGCACCGCCTGTGCGGACGCGATCCGCATCGCCCCAGCCGCACCCGCAGCCATCAGGTGGTCACCGGCTGCTGCCTGGCCCGGCCCAAGGCCGGGGACGAGCCGGGGCCCTCGCCGTTTCTGGTGGAATTCGCCGTGGTCACGGAAGTGGTGATGGCCATCCAGCCGCACAAGGTGCTGGCCGCCTACGCGGCCACCCGGGAGCCCATGGACAAGGCCGGCGCCTATGCCATCCAGGGCAAGGGCGCGTTTCTGGTGCGGGAGGTGCGGGGATCGTACACCAACGTGGTCGGTCTGCCCCTGGCGGAGATTGTGGACGTGCTGACATCCTGCGGGGTGATCGCCCCTGGCCGGGGATGA
- a CDS encoding DVU0524 family FlgM-associated protein, with translation MTLRSLYVRNMLRGYDRQLVTGRRLARYTRSLHPAGQDEDARMARDLKRRALVERVAREIVENLILSGSENQVVAAIKQQLNEEFGNSLSFTFPPSEQDLLVFAETPNGPREVAPHEKVQILNRMWQITLDIVDETML, from the coding sequence ATGACGCTTCGATCGTTATACGTGCGCAATATGCTGCGGGGCTATGACCGGCAGCTCGTCACCGGCCGGCGGCTGGCTCGCTACACGCGCAGCCTGCACCCGGCAGGGCAGGACGAAGACGCGCGCATGGCACGCGATCTGAAGCGCCGGGCGCTGGTGGAGCGCGTGGCTCGGGAAATTGTGGAAAACCTCATTCTTTCCGGCAGCGAGAATCAGGTGGTGGCGGCCATCAAACAGCAGCTCAACGAGGAATTCGGCAACAGTTTGTCGTTCACCTTTCCTCCATCGGAACAAGATTTGCTAGTGTTTGCCGAAACGCCGAACGGTCCTCGTGAGGTGGCTCCGCATGAGAAGGTGCAAATCCTTAATCGCATGTGGCAGATCACCCTGGACATTGTGGACGAGACCATGCTGTAA
- the flgM gene encoding flagellar biosynthesis anti-sigma factor FlgM, which yields MDIKKLFTGLEAYDPARLEKSETESATRGRRSRAGSSEGARGDKVNFSDDARLRTEAYSSAVSAPDVRRDKIEAIKAQIAAGEYKIDTQKIAAKVVQDDLEFFGL from the coding sequence ATGGATATCAAGAAGTTGTTCACAGGCCTGGAGGCGTATGACCCGGCGCGTCTGGAGAAATCCGAGACGGAGAGCGCCACGCGGGGCCGGCGTTCCCGTGCCGGTTCCTCCGAGGGTGCGCGCGGGGACAAGGTGAACTTCTCCGACGATGCACGCCTGCGTACGGAGGCATATTCTTCCGCCGTGAGCGCGCCGGATGTCCGCAGGGACAAGATCGAGGCCATCAAAGCCCAGATTGCCGCCGGCGAATACAAGATTGATACGCAGAAAATCGCCGCCAAAGTGGTGCAGGACGATCTGGAATTTTTTGGCCTCTAG